One region of Skermanella mucosa genomic DNA includes:
- a CDS encoding alpha/beta fold hydrolase: MHAYREKSLRGLNVAGFHRINYTEWGPERSDRTVVCVHGLTRNSHDFDWVAPVLAAQGFRVVCPDVAGRGRSGWLPVAASYGFPQYLADMTALVARLDVERVDWVGTSMGGIIGMMLAAQHDTPVARLVVNDVGAFIPGTALQAINAYVSEHPAFDDVADVERELRARLTGYAPVTDAQWRRLAEVEARRGDDGRLRLGYDPAIGAAMAAAGPAKDVDLWPLYDRIACPTLLLRGAESALLTADTAREMTVRGPRAKLVEFAGVGHAPPLMSDDQIAAVRDFLV; encoded by the coding sequence ATGCACGCTTATCGAGAAAAGAGCCTTCGCGGGCTGAACGTCGCCGGCTTTCACCGGATCAACTACACCGAGTGGGGACCGGAGCGTTCCGACCGGACGGTCGTCTGCGTCCACGGGCTGACCCGCAACTCCCACGACTTCGACTGGGTGGCGCCGGTGCTGGCGGCGCAGGGCTTCCGGGTGGTCTGCCCCGACGTCGCGGGACGCGGGCGGAGCGGGTGGCTGCCGGTTGCGGCGTCCTATGGCTTTCCCCAGTACCTCGCCGACATGACGGCGCTGGTCGCCCGGCTGGACGTGGAGAGGGTGGACTGGGTCGGGACCTCGATGGGAGGCATCATCGGGATGATGCTGGCGGCCCAGCACGACACGCCGGTGGCGCGGCTGGTGGTCAACGATGTCGGGGCCTTCATCCCGGGGACGGCGCTGCAGGCGATCAATGCCTATGTGTCGGAGCATCCGGCGTTCGACGATGTCGCCGATGTCGAGAGGGAACTGCGGGCGCGGCTGACCGGCTATGCGCCGGTGACCGACGCGCAGTGGCGCCGGCTCGCCGAGGTGGAGGCGCGGCGCGGCGACGACGGCAGGCTGAGGCTCGGCTACGATCCCGCCATCGGCGCCGCCATGGCGGCGGCGGGGCCGGCCAAGGATGTCGATCTCTGGCCGCTCTATGACCGCATCGCCTGCCCGACGCTGCTCCTGCGCGGCGCCGAGAGCGCGTTGCTGACGGCGGACACGGCCCGCGAGATGACGGTGCGCGGCCCGCGCGCTAAGCTGGTGGAATTCGCCGGCGTCGGGCATGCTCCGCCGCTCATGTCGGACGACCAGATCGCGGCTGTCCGCGATTTCCTCGTCTGA
- a CDS encoding aldehyde dehydrogenase family protein has protein sequence MAPQTLTLTLDPHALARELSGKLLIDGELVPARSGKTFAVVNPATGETIADAAEGEATDVDIAVQSAHAAQKPWSKLTARERGRLVTECGRRLTEHAEELARLVALETGKALRTESRVESGVLADAFIFYGGLGSELKGESVPFNPKMLTVTQRDPIGVIGAIIPWNVPMMLMALKIAPALVAGNTVVVKSAEEAPLAVLRTCQIMNTILPKGVFNILSGQGPECGGPLVAHPKVGKVTFTGSVETGKIIYRAAAEKLIPVTLELGGKSPMIVMGDADLDKAIDGAVAGMRFTRQGQSCTAASRIFVHDSVHDEFVSRLKARVDAMKMGDPLDEATDIGTIVSPQQFEKVNSYIELGTGTSGATAHACSAMPDDPRLAKGLFVRPVIFTGLGNDSRLAREEIFGPVTCIIRFTDYDSAIEQANDSEYGLAATIWTRDLRTALDATQRLEAGFVQVNQNLVVQPGLSYGGVKHSGLGKEASLEAMLEHFTHKKTIILNMG, from the coding sequence GTGGCACCGCAAACCCTCACCCTCACCCTGGACCCGCACGCGCTGGCGCGGGAGCTGTCGGGCAAGCTGCTGATCGACGGGGAACTGGTGCCCGCGCGTTCCGGCAAGACATTCGCCGTGGTCAATCCCGCCACCGGCGAAACCATCGCGGACGCGGCGGAGGGCGAGGCGACCGACGTGGACATCGCGGTCCAATCGGCCCACGCCGCGCAGAAGCCCTGGTCGAAGCTGACCGCCCGCGAGCGCGGCCGCCTTGTCACCGAATGCGGCCGCCGCCTGACCGAGCATGCCGAGGAGCTGGCCCGCCTGGTGGCGCTGGAGACCGGCAAGGCGCTGCGCACCGAGAGCCGGGTCGAATCCGGCGTGCTGGCCGACGCCTTCATCTTCTACGGCGGCCTGGGCTCGGAGCTTAAGGGCGAATCCGTTCCCTTCAATCCGAAGATGCTGACCGTCACCCAGCGCGACCCGATCGGCGTGATCGGCGCCATCATCCCGTGGAACGTCCCGATGATGCTGATGGCGCTGAAGATCGCGCCGGCGCTGGTCGCGGGCAACACGGTGGTGGTCAAGTCGGCGGAGGAGGCGCCGCTCGCCGTGCTGCGCACCTGCCAGATCATGAACACGATCCTGCCCAAGGGCGTCTTCAACATCCTGTCCGGCCAGGGGCCGGAATGCGGCGGACCGCTGGTCGCCCACCCCAAGGTCGGCAAGGTCACCTTCACCGGCTCTGTCGAGACCGGCAAGATCATCTACCGGGCGGCGGCCGAGAAGCTGATCCCGGTCACGCTGGAGCTGGGCGGCAAGAGCCCCATGATCGTGATGGGCGACGCCGACCTGGACAAGGCGATCGACGGCGCCGTCGCCGGCATGCGCTTCACCCGCCAGGGGCAGAGCTGCACGGCGGCCAGCCGCATCTTCGTCCATGACAGCGTCCATGACGAGTTCGTCAGCCGCCTGAAGGCCCGCGTCGACGCCATGAAGATGGGCGACCCGCTGGACGAGGCCACCGACATCGGCACCATCGTCTCGCCCCAGCAGTTCGAGAAGGTGAACTCCTACATCGAGCTCGGCACCGGCACGTCCGGAGCCACCGCGCACGCCTGCTCGGCCATGCCGGACGACCCCAGGCTCGCCAAGGGCCTGTTCGTCCGCCCGGTGATCTTCACCGGCCTCGGCAACGACAGCCGGCTGGCGCGGGAGGAGATCTTCGGCCCGGTCACCTGCATCATCCGCTTCACCGACTACGACAGCGCGATCGAGCAGGCCAACGACAGCGAGTACGGGCTTGCCGCCACCATCTGGACCCGCGACCTGCGCACCGCGCTGGACGCCACCCAGCGGCTGGAAGCCGGCTTCGTCCAGGTCAACCAGAACCTCGTGGTCCAGCCCGGCCTCAGCTACGGCGGCGTGAAGCATTCCGGACTCGGCAAGGAGGCTTCCCTGGAGGCCATGCTGGAACATTTCACCCACAAGAAGACGATCATCCTGAACATGGGCTGA
- a CDS encoding deoxyguanosinetriphosphate triphosphohydrolase, whose protein sequence is MIADQSLLRNAEPGPAAYACRPELTRGRLKPEPESPTRSVFQRDRDRIIHSGAFRKLKYKTQVFVYHEGDYYRTRLTHSLEVAQIARSVSRTLGLNEDLAEAVALAHDLGHTCFGHAGEEALNEAMKPYGGFSHNDQTLRILTRLERRYAEFDGLNLTWETLEGVVKHNGPLLPELPGHTLPTTIREFQQELDLELGTNPGMEAQVAALADDIAYNNHDIDDGVRAGLFTLEEIAELPLLGGIIRGLHDRYPGLDRTRLVHETIRRMIDHMVTDLIAETRRRIAEVRPCSAAEVRSAPRAMVAFSDGMREHDRVLRGFLKQRMYRHYKVNRVTSKTRRVVSELFSLFMAEPECLPTEWQADLAALGGNDERSRARLVADYIAGMTDRFALAEYERMFDMESKT, encoded by the coding sequence ATGATCGCCGATCAATCCCTTCTCCGGAACGCCGAACCGGGACCGGCCGCCTATGCGTGCCGACCGGAGCTTACCCGCGGCCGGCTGAAGCCCGAGCCGGAGAGCCCGACGCGGTCGGTATTCCAGCGCGACCGCGACCGCATCATCCATTCCGGCGCGTTCCGCAAGCTGAAATACAAGACGCAGGTCTTCGTCTACCACGAGGGCGACTATTACCGCACCCGCCTGACCCACAGCCTGGAGGTCGCCCAGATCGCCCGCTCGGTCAGCCGCACCCTGGGCCTGAACGAGGATCTGGCGGAGGCGGTGGCGCTCGCCCACGACCTTGGCCACACCTGCTTCGGCCATGCCGGGGAGGAGGCGCTGAACGAGGCCATGAAGCCCTATGGCGGCTTCAGCCACAACGACCAGACGCTGCGTATCCTGACCCGGCTGGAGCGCCGCTACGCCGAGTTCGACGGGCTGAACCTGACCTGGGAGACGCTGGAGGGCGTGGTCAAGCACAACGGCCCGCTGCTGCCCGAGCTTCCCGGCCATACCCTGCCGACGACGATCCGCGAGTTCCAGCAGGAGCTGGACCTGGAACTGGGCACCAATCCCGGCATGGAGGCGCAGGTCGCGGCGCTGGCGGACGACATCGCCTACAACAACCACGACATCGACGACGGGGTGCGGGCCGGCCTGTTCACGCTGGAGGAGATCGCGGAGCTGCCGCTTCTGGGCGGCATCATCCGGGGCCTGCATGATCGCTATCCGGGCCTGGACCGGACGCGGCTGGTCCACGAGACGATCCGGCGCATGATCGACCACATGGTGACCGACCTGATCGCCGAGACCCGGCGGCGGATCGCCGAGGTCAGGCCGTGCTCCGCCGCCGAGGTGCGCTCGGCGCCCCGCGCCATGGTCGCCTTCAGCGACGGGATGCGCGAGCATGATCGGGTCTTGCGCGGATTCCTGAAACAGCGCATGTACCGGCATTACAAAGTGAACCGCGTCACCAGCAAGACGCGGCGCGTGGTCTCCGAGCTGTTCTCGCTGTTCATGGCCGAGCCGGAATGCCTTCCGACGGAGTGGCAGGCCGACCTGGCCGCGTTGGGCGGCAACGACGAAAGATCGCGCGCCCGGCTGGTGGCCGATTATATTGCAGGCATGACCGATCGCTTCGCCCTGGCGGAGTACGAGCGGATGTTCGACATGGAATCCAAGACCTGA
- a CDS encoding Rpn family recombination-promoting nuclease/putative transposase, translating to MSAVHDSLFRALIDDPVRAGVLIRDFLPPDIVARLADESPTLLDGTFVDPELNPSQSDRLFSVALRAGGFALLYILIEHKSFPDPFTPIQVLRYRAEIWRRFAEAAGRGKLRLPPIIPMVFYHGRGPWNVPTSITSCLDADEDLKQMPADMGYILCDLGPIPDAELSSDDEVRAGLLALKHVFRPGDPEALLAEILSALRSGTTFEEQLIRYMILMYPAITADLLSRVARRVNPDREGELVSLAAQEWLRQGEEKGIAIGVEKGFAKGKADTILMFLESRFGPVPPEVEDRVRRAEPEEMDRLFRRAMTASSLDELSAGKPRH from the coding sequence ATGTCCGCCGTCCACGATTCGCTGTTCCGCGCCCTGATCGACGATCCGGTGCGGGCCGGCGTCCTGATCCGCGATTTTCTGCCACCTGACATCGTTGCGCGGCTGGCCGACGAGTCGCCGACGCTGCTGGACGGCACCTTCGTCGATCCGGAGCTGAACCCGAGCCAGAGCGACAGGCTGTTCAGCGTCGCGCTGCGCGCCGGCGGGTTCGCGCTGCTCTACATCCTAATCGAGCACAAGAGCTTTCCCGACCCCTTCACGCCGATCCAGGTGCTGCGGTACCGGGCGGAAATCTGGCGCCGCTTCGCCGAGGCGGCCGGCCGGGGCAAGCTTCGGCTGCCGCCGATCATCCCGATGGTGTTCTACCATGGCAGGGGACCGTGGAACGTGCCGACGTCGATAACGTCCTGCCTGGATGCCGACGAGGACCTGAAGCAGATGCCGGCAGACATGGGGTACATCCTGTGCGACCTCGGTCCGATCCCCGACGCCGAGCTGTCGTCCGACGATGAGGTCCGTGCCGGGCTGCTGGCGCTCAAGCACGTGTTCCGCCCCGGCGATCCGGAGGCGCTGCTGGCGGAGATCCTGTCCGCGCTGCGCAGCGGAACGACCTTTGAGGAGCAATTGATCCGCTATATGATCCTGATGTACCCGGCCATCACGGCGGATCTGCTGTCCAGGGTGGCGCGTCGGGTCAATCCGGACCGGGAGGGGGAATTGGTTTCGCTCGCTGCACAGGAATGGCTCCGCCAGGGCGAGGAGAAGGGGATCGCCATCGGCGTGGAGAAGGGCTTCGCCAAGGGCAAGGCCGACACGATCCTGATGTTTCTTGAGTCGCGGTTCGGACCGGTTCCGCCCGAGGTGGAGGATCGCGTCCGCAGGGCCGAGCCGGAGGAAATGGACCGCCTGTTCCGCCGGGCCATGACGGCGTCCTCGCTCGACGAACTGTCCGCCGGCAAACCTCGGCACTGA
- the erpA gene encoding iron-sulfur cluster insertion protein ErpA has translation MTDTALDTPQTDSAAAVAPGGRSLSISDSAARRVAVLRQMEGDDALMLRVTVSGGGCSGFQYGFGFDKTVNEDDHVFEHLGTSVVTDDVSLDLLNGSIIDFVEDLMGASFQIKNPNATASCGCGSSFAV, from the coding sequence ATGACCGACACGGCGCTCGACACACCGCAGACCGACTCAGCCGCCGCCGTCGCTCCGGGTGGACGGTCCCTGTCCATCTCCGACAGCGCAGCCAGGCGGGTCGCCGTGCTCCGCCAAATGGAAGGCGACGACGCCCTGATGCTCCGCGTCACGGTATCCGGCGGCGGCTGCTCGGGCTTCCAGTACGGCTTCGGCTTCGACAAGACCGTCAACGAGGACGACCACGTGTTCGAGCACCTGGGAACCTCGGTCGTGACCGACGACGTCTCCCTCGACCTGCTGAACGGCTCGATCATCGACTTCGTCGAGGACCTGATGGGCGCCAGCTTCCAGATCAAGAACCCCAACGCCACCGCCTCGTGCGGCTGCGGCTCGTCCTTCGCGGTGTGA
- a CDS encoding type III PLP-dependent enzyme domain-containing protein, which produces MSLPFTAPLAAHEHATHEHTAYEDAAAMVAALRPEQPVYCIRPHVLREAARHFVETFPGKVLYAVKCNAEPAFLDALYEGGIRHFDTASLPEIAVVAERFADTTSYFMHPVKQRGGIRAAYGRHGVRHFVVDHADELAKVLAETGGASDMVIVVRLATARGAAVYDLGGKFGTSPAQAAALLRQAHGAGCRVGLSFHVGSQCLTPGSYTAALRLAAHTLDLAGVPLSVIDVGGGFPVAYVGLHPPPLEDYVAAIRAGLAGMELPVGCELWCEPGRALVAAGASLVVRVELRRDNFLYINDGVYGSLSDLKYAGLRFPMRVLRPVGDRVEVLEHDLGEFSLFGPTCDAVDVMEGPYRLAADVREGDYIEIGQAGAYTLELRTDFNGFCPDRFVEVGDGAFLPTAEMEPAPFLSAAAE; this is translated from the coding sequence ATGTCTTTGCCCTTCACCGCTCCCCTTGCCGCGCATGAGCACGCCACCCATGAGCATACGGCTTACGAGGATGCGGCCGCCATGGTCGCGGCGCTTCGGCCGGAACAGCCGGTCTATTGCATCCGCCCGCACGTCCTGAGGGAAGCGGCCCGGCACTTCGTCGAGACGTTCCCCGGCAAGGTCCTTTATGCGGTCAAATGCAACGCGGAGCCGGCGTTCCTGGACGCCCTGTACGAGGGCGGCATCCGCCACTTCGACACCGCGTCGCTGCCGGAGATCGCGGTCGTCGCCGAGCGCTTCGCCGACACCACCTCCTATTTCATGCATCCGGTCAAGCAGCGGGGCGGCATCCGCGCGGCCTATGGTCGGCACGGCGTCCGGCATTTCGTGGTGGACCATGCCGACGAACTCGCCAAGGTGCTGGCCGAGACGGGCGGGGCCAGCGACATGGTGATCGTGGTCCGGCTGGCGACGGCGCGCGGCGCCGCGGTCTACGATCTCGGCGGCAAGTTCGGGACGTCCCCGGCGCAGGCCGCGGCGTTGCTCAGGCAGGCCCACGGGGCGGGGTGCCGGGTCGGCCTGTCGTTCCATGTCGGCTCGCAGTGCCTGACGCCCGGTTCCTACACGGCGGCGCTGCGGCTCGCGGCGCACACGCTCGACCTCGCCGGGGTGCCGCTGAGCGTGATCGACGTGGGCGGCGGCTTTCCCGTCGCTTATGTCGGCCTGCACCCGCCGCCGCTGGAGGACTATGTCGCCGCGATCCGGGCCGGGCTGGCCGGGATGGAGCTTCCGGTGGGGTGCGAACTGTGGTGCGAGCCCGGCCGGGCGCTGGTCGCCGCCGGCGCGTCGCTGGTGGTCCGCGTCGAGCTACGGCGCGACAATTTCCTGTACATCAACGACGGCGTCTACGGCAGCCTGTCCGACCTGAAATATGCCGGGCTGCGCTTTCCCATGCGCGTGCTGCGGCCCGTCGGGGACCGGGTCGAGGTGCTTGAGCATGACCTGGGGGAGTTCAGCCTGTTCGGGCCGACCTGCGACGCGGTCGACGTGATGGAAGGCCCGTACCGGCTGGCGGCCGACGTGCGGGAGGGCGACTACATCGAGATCGGGCAGGCCGGAGCCTATACGCTGGAACTGCGCACCGACTTCAACGGCTTCTGCCCCGACCGCTTCGTGGAGGTCGGCGACGGCGCCTTCCTGCCGACGGCCGAGATGGAGCCGGCCCCGTTCCTGAGCGCCGCCGCCGAGTAG
- a CDS encoding exodeoxyribonuclease III has translation MKIATWNVNSVKARLPNVLAWLERAAPDVVLFQEIKCETASFPKQDFEALGYRCAVVGQKSYNGVALLSKQPAEDVLDHLPGDSEDTQGRYVEATVAGVRIASLYLPNGNPVGTEKYPYKLRWMERLRRHAAELLKTEQPFVLGGDYNVIPAPEDVYDPQAWETDALFRPETRAQFRALLNLGLTEAFRAVHPDEPRAYTFWDYQAGRWPRDQGIRIDHFLLSPQAADRLADCRIDRGPRGEEKASDHTPVVLELAD, from the coding sequence ATGAAAATCGCCACCTGGAACGTCAACTCCGTGAAAGCCCGCTTGCCCAACGTGCTGGCGTGGCTGGAGCGCGCGGCCCCCGACGTCGTCCTGTTCCAGGAGATCAAGTGCGAGACCGCCTCCTTCCCCAAGCAGGATTTCGAGGCGCTGGGCTATCGCTGCGCCGTCGTCGGGCAGAAGAGCTACAACGGCGTGGCATTGCTGTCGAAGCAGCCGGCCGAGGACGTGCTGGACCACCTGCCCGGCGATTCCGAGGACACCCAGGGCCGCTATGTCGAAGCCACCGTGGCCGGCGTCCGCATCGCCTCGCTCTACCTGCCCAACGGCAATCCCGTCGGGACCGAGAAGTACCCGTACAAGCTCCGTTGGATGGAACGCCTGCGCCGTCACGCGGCGGAACTGCTCAAGACCGAGCAGCCCTTCGTGCTGGGGGGAGACTACAACGTCATCCCCGCCCCCGAGGACGTCTACGACCCGCAGGCGTGGGAAACCGACGCCCTGTTCCGCCCCGAGACCCGCGCCCAGTTCCGCGCCCTGCTCAACCTGGGTCTGACCGAGGCCTTCCGCGCGGTGCATCCCGACGAACCCCGCGCCTATACCTTCTGGGACTATCAGGCCGGCCGCTGGCCGCGCGACCAGGGCATCCGCATCGACCATTTCCTGCTGTCGCCCCAGGCGGCCGACCGCCTCGCCGATTGCCGGATCGACCGCGGCCCGCGCGGCGAGGAGAAAGCGTCGGACCACACCCCGGTCGTCCTGGAACTGGCGGACTGA
- the ypfJ gene encoding KPN_02809 family neutral zinc metallopeptidase yields MQWRGRRQSDNIEDRRGTGPVSGSGLPGGMLGGRGMRRGGFGLVGTVVILLLGLVFGFDPSFLLNGGSGGGPGGGYVEAPQPRMGTAPGPRSGGDQDLADFVSVVLAETEDVWGDIFAQSGRRYEEPVLVLFSGAVQSACGFAQAAMGPFYCPADRKLYIDLSFYRDLRTRMGAPGDFAQAYVVAHEVGHHVQNLLGVSGDVQAAQRQSSRGDANALSVRLELQADCFAGIWAFHLAQQGQILEPGDIDEALNAASAVGDDRLQERATGRVTPDSFTHGSSAQRVEWFRRGLESGAPTSCDTFQEG; encoded by the coding sequence ATGCAGTGGCGTGGGCGCCGGCAGAGTGACAATATCGAGGACCGGCGCGGCACGGGTCCGGTGTCCGGGTCGGGCCTGCCGGGCGGGATGCTCGGCGGCCGGGGGATGCGGCGCGGCGGCTTCGGCCTCGTGGGGACGGTGGTGATCCTTCTGCTCGGGCTCGTGTTCGGCTTCGATCCCAGTTTCCTGCTGAACGGTGGCTCCGGCGGAGGACCCGGCGGAGGCTATGTCGAGGCGCCGCAGCCGCGCATGGGGACGGCTCCGGGACCGAGGTCGGGCGGCGACCAGGATCTCGCCGACTTCGTCAGCGTCGTGCTGGCGGAGACGGAAGACGTCTGGGGCGACATCTTCGCCCAGTCCGGCCGGCGCTACGAGGAGCCGGTGCTGGTGCTGTTCAGCGGGGCGGTCCAGTCGGCCTGCGGCTTCGCCCAGGCGGCCATGGGGCCGTTCTACTGCCCGGCCGACCGCAAGCTCTATATCGACCTGAGCTTCTACCGGGACCTGCGCACCCGGATGGGAGCGCCGGGCGACTTCGCCCAGGCCTATGTGGTCGCCCACGAGGTCGGGCACCATGTCCAGAACCTGCTGGGCGTCTCCGGCGACGTGCAGGCGGCCCAGCGTCAGTCGTCGCGCGGCGACGCCAACGCGCTGTCGGTCCGCCTGGAGCTCCAGGCCGACTGCTTCGCCGGCATCTGGGCCTTCCACCTGGCCCAGCAGGGGCAGATCCTGGAGCCGGGCGACATCGACGAGGCGCTGAACGCTGCCAGTGCCGTCGGCGACGACCGCCTGCAGGAGCGGGCGACCGGCAGGGTCACGCCCGACTCGTTCACCCACGGCAGCTCGGCCCAGCGGGTCGAGTGGTTCCGCCGCGGGCTTGAGTCGGGAGCTCCGACCTCGTGCGACACCTTCCAGGAGGGGTGA
- a CDS encoding YheT family hydrolase, whose translation MSAVAATPFDFPSFSPRAPWWGADLQTVRSVLMRQRYRPEDHPQKLMRFRMPDATGDVLHATLNRPEEPAGNLPLAVLVHGLTGCVESHYMRATAAVLLRRGMRVLRVNLRGAGPSRPFCQEQYHAGRTEDLRSVLAQIPEPLTRSGIVLVGYSLGANVTLKLLGEGTPAGVVAAAAVSAPIDLAETSRRMMSRRNFFYHRRVVARMKEEVLGMPIPEHYKAAVREVRNCHEFDDRFTAPRNGWRSADEYHQVNSAVRFMGGIKVPTLVIHALDDPWIPADAYLGFDWSSNPKLTPLLPRGGGHVGFHGAGADPWHDQCLLKFLEAVVGPIGEATVPLSAAARAG comes from the coding sequence ATGTCCGCGGTGGCCGCGACTCCGTTCGACTTCCCGTCCTTCTCGCCGCGTGCTCCCTGGTGGGGCGCCGACCTCCAGACCGTGCGCAGCGTGCTGATGCGGCAGCGCTACCGGCCGGAGGACCACCCGCAGAAGCTGATGCGCTTCCGCATGCCGGACGCCACGGGCGACGTGCTCCATGCGACGTTGAACCGGCCGGAGGAGCCGGCGGGAAACCTGCCGCTGGCCGTCCTGGTCCATGGGCTGACCGGCTGCGTCGAGAGCCACTACATGCGCGCCACGGCAGCCGTCCTGCTGCGCCGGGGCATGAGGGTGCTGCGCGTCAACCTGCGCGGGGCGGGACCGTCGCGCCCGTTCTGCCAGGAGCAGTACCACGCCGGCCGGACGGAGGACCTGCGGAGCGTGCTGGCGCAGATCCCCGAGCCGCTGACCCGGTCGGGCATCGTGCTGGTCGGCTACTCGCTGGGCGCCAACGTGACGCTGAAGCTGCTGGGCGAGGGGACGCCCGCCGGGGTGGTCGCCGCCGCGGCGGTGTCGGCGCCGATCGACCTGGCCGAGACCAGCCGGCGCATGATGAGCCGTCGCAACTTCTTCTATCATCGCCGGGTCGTCGCCCGCATGAAGGAGGAAGTGCTGGGCATGCCGATCCCGGAGCACTACAAGGCGGCCGTCCGCGAGGTGCGCAACTGCCACGAGTTCGACGACCGCTTCACCGCGCCGCGGAACGGCTGGCGCAGCGCCGACGAATACCACCAGGTGAATTCCGCCGTCCGGTTCATGGGCGGCATCAAGGTGCCGACGCTGGTCATCCACGCGCTGGACGACCCCTGGATCCCGGCCGACGCCTATCTCGGCTTCGACTGGAGCTCCAACCCGAAGCTGACTCCGCTGCTGCCGCGCGGCGGCGGCCATGTCGGGTTCCACGGCGCGGGTGCCGATCCGTGGCACGACCAGTGCCTGCTCAAGTTCCTGGAGGCGGTCGTCGGCCCGATCGGCGAGGCGACGGTCCCGCTCAGCGCCGCCGCCCGGGCTGGCTGA
- a CDS encoding GFA family protein: MVLTGGCLCGAVRYRIDGELTAEGAGFCHCSLCRRASGAPAVAWGTWRTPDFRFTGGEPAEYRSSPKGIRRFCPTCGSQLTFHYTEGPENIDVTLATLDDPGAVKPQYHVWCGGAVPALDVSADLPRYAEGGSDFTPY; encoded by the coding sequence ATGGTCTTGACGGGAGGGTGCCTGTGCGGCGCCGTGCGCTACCGTATCGACGGCGAACTCACGGCGGAGGGAGCGGGGTTCTGCCACTGCAGCCTCTGCCGCCGCGCGAGCGGCGCGCCCGCGGTCGCCTGGGGAACCTGGCGGACTCCGGATTTCCGCTTCACCGGCGGCGAGCCCGCCGAGTACCGATCCTCGCCCAAGGGGATCCGGCGGTTCTGTCCGACCTGCGGTTCCCAGCTCACCTTCCACTATACCGAAGGCCCCGAAAACATCGACGTGACCCTGGCGACCCTCGACGATCCGGGCGCGGTCAAGCCGCAGTACCATGTCTGGTGCGGCGGCGCCGTTCCGGCCCTGGACGTGAGCGCTGATTTGCCACGGTATGCCGAAGGCGGCAGCGATTTCACCCCGTATTGA
- a CDS encoding antitoxin MazE-like protein, whose product MRSGGRPEGLDLLRASLPEPTLPGFREEARRQAALLRGAPEQADALDFIEANADLGDWT is encoded by the coding sequence ATGCGGTCCGGCGGCCGACCCGAAGGCCTGGATCTGCTCAGGGCTTCGCTCCCCGAACCGACCTTGCCAGGCTTCCGGGAAGAAGCGCGGCGGCAGGCCGCCTTGCTCAGGGGAGCGCCAGAGCAAGCTGATGCCCTCGACTTCATCGAAGCGAATGCCGACCTGGGCGACTGGACATGA